One genomic segment of Catalinimonas alkaloidigena includes these proteins:
- a CDS encoding alkaline phosphatase family protein — protein sequence MWTKIICLFLCVFAVNSLNAQSPEKKALFIIVDGISADVIEKINTPHLDDIASAGGYTHAYVGGEKDAYSETPTISAVGYNSLLTGTWVNKHNVWGNSIKKPNYQYWTLFRFLKEQYPEKETAIFSTWLDNRTKLVGEGLEATGNLQLDYAFDGFEHDTVQFPHGNDRKYIHLIDEHVTDEAASYVKVEGPDLSWVYLEYTDDMGHQFGDSPQMYDAVEVADDQIGRIWNAIQYREENYDEDWLIVITTDHGRDAESGKHHGGQSDRERSTWITTNAKNLNAYFKNGVPGVVSIFPTIARHMNLEIPRAQAMEIDGVPLTGEVSLANPTAKLENEQIELGWEAMEKKGNVKVWLSTTNHFKEGREDEYTLIGEVPLSKEKYSFDAGNKPSSFYKIVLEGPHNFVNKWVVLEEEEL from the coding sequence ATGTGGACTAAAATCATATGCTTGTTTTTATGTGTCTTTGCAGTCAATAGCCTGAATGCACAATCTCCCGAAAAGAAAGCACTCTTTATCATTGTGGATGGCATTTCTGCCGATGTCATAGAAAAGATCAACACCCCTCATCTGGATGATATTGCAAGTGCAGGTGGTTATACTCACGCCTATGTGGGAGGTGAAAAGGATGCTTATTCCGAAACACCTACTATCTCTGCAGTAGGTTATAACAGCCTGCTGACTGGCACCTGGGTCAATAAACATAATGTATGGGGCAATAGCATTAAAAAACCTAATTATCAGTATTGGACGTTATTTCGCTTTCTGAAAGAACAATACCCTGAAAAAGAAACGGCTATCTTCTCCACTTGGCTGGATAACCGGACTAAACTGGTGGGCGAAGGATTGGAGGCAACAGGAAACCTACAGTTAGATTATGCCTTTGATGGTTTTGAACATGATACCGTACAGTTTCCTCACGGAAATGACAGAAAATATATACACCTGATTGATGAACATGTTACTGATGAGGCGGCCAGCTATGTCAAAGTAGAAGGGCCTGATCTGTCATGGGTATACCTGGAATACACTGATGATATGGGCCATCAGTTTGGCGACAGTCCGCAAATGTACGATGCGGTGGAAGTAGCCGATGATCAGATCGGAAGAATCTGGAATGCTATTCAGTACAGGGAAGAGAACTACGATGAAGACTGGCTGATTGTCATCACTACTGACCATGGTCGGGATGCGGAAAGTGGTAAGCATCATGGTGGGCAGTCAGACAGGGAGCGCTCTACCTGGATCACTACAAACGCTAAAAATCTGAATGCCTATTTTAAAAATGGTGTGCCGGGTGTAGTATCTATTTTCCCCACCATTGCCCGCCATATGAATCTGGAAATTCCAAGAGCGCAGGCGATGGAAATTGATGGCGTACCTTTGACAGGAGAAGTTTCATTGGCTAATCCAACTGCAAAATTGGAGAATGAGCAAATTGAGCTGGGATGGGAGGCTATGGAGAAAAAAGGGAATGTGAAAGTCTGGCTCAGCACAACCAACCATTTTAAGGAGGGGCGTGAAGATGAATATACATTGATAGGAGAAGTGCCCCTGAGTAAGGAAAAATATAGCTTTGATGCAGGCAACAAGCCTTCTTCTTTTTATAAGATAGTACTAGAAGGCCCCCATAACTTTGTGAATAAGTGGGTAGTTCTGGAAGAAGAAGAGTTGTAA
- a CDS encoding GH3 family domain-containing protein: MPILGKLVKKGLQLRQAVEHHYKHPFSLQKEQLRYLLFTARHTQFGQCYHFEQLLDQFHSLAPDAFYSAYKQAVPIHDYNKMHADWWHLSREGQKDISWPERVKYFALSSGTSEAASKYIPITKDMLKAINKVSVRQILSLNQYDLPESLFQKGILMLGGSTALNRNKYSYEGDLSGITCKRMPYWFYSFYKPGHKISKEKDWAKKLDEIMLNAYKWDIGVIVGVPAWLQMLLEKIIDHYGLNTIHDIWPNLSIFIHGGVSLTPYLKSFERLTARPLTYIETYLASEGFIAFQSKPNVSSMEMMLNSGIFFEFIPFNERNFRADGELVAHPETLMIHQVEEGKEYALLLSSCAGAWRYLIGDVIKFTDVQNTQIVITGRTKHFLSLCGEHLSVDNMNHAIQMLSEELNAEINEYTVAGVKHNNLFAHHWYLAIDKEVSEEYVRQKLDEYLKYLNDDYRTERSAALKEVKTTILHHDVFLNWMKMEGKVGGQHKFPRVLKGHQLASWESFVASKQ; this comes from the coding sequence ATGCCCATTTTAGGAAAACTGGTGAAGAAAGGGCTTCAATTGAGACAAGCTGTTGAGCATCATTACAAGCACCCCTTTAGCCTGCAAAAAGAGCAGCTCCGATATCTTTTGTTTACCGCTCGTCATACCCAATTCGGTCAATGTTATCATTTTGAACAATTGCTTGACCAGTTTCACTCCTTAGCCCCTGACGCTTTTTATTCTGCCTATAAGCAAGCCGTGCCCATCCATGACTATAACAAAATGCACGCTGACTGGTGGCACCTGAGCCGTGAGGGACAAAAGGACATCAGCTGGCCGGAACGTGTCAAATACTTTGCGCTCAGTTCAGGGACCTCGGAAGCTGCTTCCAAATACATTCCTATTACAAAAGATATGCTTAAGGCCATCAATAAGGTGAGTGTTCGGCAGATTCTTTCGCTCAATCAGTATGATTTGCCGGAAAGCTTGTTTCAAAAAGGGATACTCATGCTGGGAGGGAGTACTGCTCTGAACAGAAATAAATATAGTTATGAAGGTGACCTGAGCGGCATTACCTGTAAGCGGATGCCTTACTGGTTTTACAGCTTTTATAAGCCTGGCCATAAAATTTCTAAGGAGAAAGACTGGGCCAAGAAGCTGGATGAGATTATGCTGAATGCTTACAAATGGGATATCGGAGTCATTGTAGGTGTACCGGCCTGGCTGCAGATGCTGCTGGAAAAAATCATAGATCATTACGGCCTGAATACCATCCATGACATCTGGCCCAACCTGAGCATCTTCATCCACGGCGGCGTATCGCTGACACCTTATCTGAAAAGCTTTGAACGCCTGACTGCTCGACCTCTCACTTACATTGAGACTTACCTGGCTTCCGAGGGGTTTATCGCTTTTCAAAGCAAGCCTAATGTCAGCTCTATGGAAATGATGCTCAACAGCGGAATTTTCTTTGAGTTTATCCCTTTCAACGAGCGTAATTTTAGGGCTGATGGCGAACTGGTAGCTCATCCGGAAACGCTGATGATCCATCAGGTGGAAGAAGGTAAAGAATATGCCCTATTGCTCAGCAGCTGTGCGGGAGCCTGGCGCTACCTTATTGGCGACGTCATTAAGTTTACCGATGTACAGAACACCCAAATTGTAATTACCGGACGTACCAAGCACTTTCTGAGCTTATGCGGGGAGCATTTATCGGTAGATAATATGAACCATGCTATCCAGATGCTTTCTGAAGAATTGAATGCAGAAATTAATGAATACACGGTAGCAGGTGTCAAGCATAATAATCTTTTTGCCCATCATTGGTACCTGGCCATCGACAAAGAAGTGAGTGAAGAATATGTGAGGCAAAAACTAGATGAGTATTTGAAATATCTCAATGATGATTACCGCACGGAACGTAGTGCAGCACTTAAAGAAGTCAAAACCACCATTCTACACCACGATGTATTTCTCAACTGGATGAAAATGGAGGGCAAAGTAGGAGGCCAGCATAAGTTTCCCCGCGTACTCAAAGGACATCAGCTAGCGTCGTGGGAGTCGTTTGTTGCCTCTAAACAGTAA
- a CDS encoding HYC_CC_PP family protein, with amino-acid sequence MIRKLIHIILSMILLLSTTGVAISKHYCGGELSAVEVGHEKMSCCDEPDDMPEDCCHDEQLTFLVEQDFQLSAFQFDCFALAVTALLPYLDLSALFDEQKANVTEFKLYLSPLIAQDIPVLLQSFLI; translated from the coding sequence ATGATCAGGAAACTTATCCATATCATCTTAAGTATGATTTTGCTTCTCTCCACTACCGGGGTAGCCATCAGCAAGCATTACTGCGGGGGCGAGCTATCGGCTGTGGAAGTGGGGCATGAGAAAATGAGTTGCTGTGATGAGCCAGATGATATGCCGGAAGACTGCTGTCATGATGAGCAACTCACCTTTTTAGTTGAGCAAGACTTTCAGCTTTCCGCTTTTCAGTTTGACTGTTTTGCGCTGGCCGTGACTGCCCTCTTACCTTACCTGGATTTGTCTGCCCTCTTTGATGAGCAAAAGGCAAATGTAACTGAATTCAAACTTTATCTTTCTCCTCTCATTGCGCAGGATATTCCAGTGTTGCTGCAATCCTTTCTGATTTAG
- a CDS encoding efflux RND transporter permease subunit yields the protein MLNQLIKFFLYNRLVTVLILLFLLGWGIVTSPFDLGFGFLPQDPVAVDAIPDIGENQQIVFTEWKGRSPQDVEDQITYPLTTAMLGMPGVKTIRSSSAFGFSSIYIIFDEDIEFYWSRSRILEKLNALPTGTLPDGVQPSLGPDATALGQIYWYTLEGRDEQGNVTGGWDLQELRSAQDYLVRYALASAEGVSEVASVGGFIKEYQVEIDPDALKVHGATLAQVAESVRNSNLDVGARTLEINNAEYFVRGLGYIEKLEDLENAVVKVENNTPIRIKDVARVQYGPASRRGVLDKAGAEAVGGVVVARYGSNPLEVINNIKEKIKEIEGGLPTKTLDDGTVSHIEIVPFYDRTQLIQETLGTLEEALSLEILITVIVIIVMVVNLRASLLISALLPLAVLMCFIAMRYTGVVANIVSLSGIAIAIGTVVDVGIILSENILKHIEANRNTGKSYLDIVYEGTIEVASAIVTAVATTIISFIPVFSLQAAEGKLFTPLAFTKTYVLAASVFITLIIMPTFAYWFFSIRIQKKKLSMSINLLITVIGLVALVFGLVWAGVFLILIGAVNFLAAWDHPKFLWASTYRLWINIGITLALITFWLTVEWLPLGAGVSLLLNFIFVILGIALILGSFLLFYHYYTPILRWCLRHKAVFLVIPATLVLWGAVIWQGVDGVFGAITRGLEKVNVNMRGTEFYSDLQHAFPGIGEEFMPALDEGAFLLMPTSMPHAGIEENKATLQKLDMLATAIPEVQSVVGKLGRIESPLDPAPISMYENIINYKSEYLTNENGRRIRFRTDEDGNYLMQKEDTLVAISAEEAPYIDTELLIPDEDGKYFRQWRDAIQSPDDIWGEIVKATRLPGVTSAPKLQPIETRLVMLQTGMRAPMGIKVKGPDLKTIEAFGLELEGYLREIPAVKEEAVFAERIVGKPYMEIRIEREKIARYGLSIQDVQNYIEVAIGGIRLSTSVEGRERYPIRVRYPRELRDDPEKIMQILIPTPSGSQIPLGELSSIDYVQGPQMIKSEDTFLVSYVLFDKRTGYSEVETVEAAQAYLQQKIDSGELEVPAGVSYRFSGSYENQIRAAQRLSIVIPVCLLVIFLILYFQFRSVTTTLMVFSGIAVAFAGGFILIWLYGNEWFFNFSLLGTDMRDLFQVKTIYLSVAVWVGFIALFGIATDDGVLIATYLDQSFDRNRTKTIPEIRAAVVEAGQKRVRPALMTSATTLLALLPVLTSSGRGSDIMIPMAIPIFGGMCVALITLFVVPTLYCWREEKKIQGSKLKV from the coding sequence ATGTTAAATCAACTGATTAAGTTTTTTCTGTACAACCGTCTGGTGACGGTACTCATATTGCTTTTTCTGCTGGGCTGGGGAATCGTAACTTCTCCCTTTGATCTGGGATTTGGTTTTCTGCCTCAGGACCCCGTAGCGGTAGATGCTATTCCGGATATTGGCGAAAATCAGCAGATTGTCTTTACCGAATGGAAAGGGCGTTCTCCGCAGGATGTGGAAGATCAGATCACCTATCCACTTACTACTGCCATGCTGGGTATGCCCGGTGTAAAGACCATTCGCAGTTCCTCAGCCTTTGGCTTTTCAAGCATCTACATCATTTTTGATGAAGATATTGAGTTTTACTGGAGTCGCTCCCGCATACTGGAGAAGCTCAATGCTTTACCTACGGGTACGCTGCCTGATGGTGTACAACCTTCATTGGGGCCGGATGCTACTGCGCTGGGACAGATTTACTGGTATACGCTGGAAGGAAGAGATGAGCAGGGAAATGTGACTGGCGGCTGGGATCTGCAGGAGCTTCGTTCAGCGCAGGATTATCTGGTACGATATGCACTGGCTTCAGCCGAAGGTGTATCTGAAGTGGCTTCTGTTGGTGGATTTATAAAAGAGTATCAGGTAGAAATTGATCCTGATGCGCTTAAAGTGCACGGAGCAACGCTGGCGCAGGTGGCTGAAAGTGTGCGTAATAGCAACCTGGATGTAGGCGCAAGAACTTTGGAGATCAATAATGCGGAGTATTTTGTAAGAGGCTTAGGCTATATTGAAAAGCTGGAAGACCTGGAGAATGCGGTGGTAAAGGTAGAAAACAATACCCCGATACGGATCAAAGATGTGGCCCGGGTACAGTACGGACCGGCAAGCCGCCGTGGAGTGCTGGACAAAGCGGGGGCAGAAGCAGTGGGAGGCGTAGTAGTGGCTCGCTATGGTTCTAATCCTCTGGAAGTGATCAACAACATAAAAGAAAAGATTAAGGAAATAGAAGGCGGTTTGCCCACCAAAACTTTGGATGATGGCACAGTCTCTCATATAGAAATCGTTCCTTTCTACGATCGTACCCAACTCATACAGGAGACTTTAGGGACCCTGGAAGAAGCACTGTCGCTGGAAATCTTAATTACTGTCATTGTCATCATTGTGATGGTGGTCAACCTGCGGGCTTCACTGCTGATTTCCGCTTTGCTGCCGCTGGCGGTACTCATGTGTTTTATTGCCATGCGTTACACCGGGGTAGTGGCTAACATCGTTTCCCTTTCCGGTATTGCCATTGCCATTGGTACAGTGGTAGATGTGGGAATTATCCTGTCTGAAAATATCCTCAAGCATATTGAGGCCAATCGCAATACTGGTAAGTCCTATCTGGATATTGTCTATGAAGGTACAATAGAAGTAGCCTCCGCCATCGTGACGGCAGTAGCTACCACCATCATCAGCTTTATTCCGGTATTCAGCCTGCAGGCAGCCGAAGGTAAGTTGTTCACCCCCCTGGCTTTTACCAAAACGTATGTGCTGGCGGCATCGGTATTTATCACGCTCATCATCATGCCTACCTTCGCGTACTGGTTCTTTTCTATCAGAATTCAAAAGAAAAAGCTCAGTATGAGCATCAACCTGCTGATTACAGTAATAGGTTTGGTGGCCTTAGTTTTCGGCTTAGTGTGGGCAGGCGTATTTCTAATATTGATAGGGGCAGTAAATTTCCTTGCCGCCTGGGATCATCCTAAATTCCTGTGGGCCTCTACCTATCGGCTGTGGATCAATATTGGCATCACGCTGGCGCTGATTACCTTCTGGCTTACTGTGGAATGGTTACCTTTGGGAGCTGGTGTTAGTCTGTTACTCAATTTTATCTTCGTTATTTTAGGGATTGCGCTTATTCTGGGAAGCTTCCTTTTGTTTTATCATTACTATACCCCTATTCTGCGCTGGTGTCTCAGGCACAAAGCAGTATTTCTTGTTATTCCAGCGACACTGGTGCTGTGGGGAGCAGTGATATGGCAGGGGGTAGATGGCGTGTTTGGTGCCATTACCCGCGGACTGGAAAAGGTAAATGTAAACATGCGTGGGACTGAATTTTACAGTGATCTACAGCATGCTTTCCCTGGAATAGGAGAGGAATTTATGCCCGCCCTGGACGAAGGTGCTTTTCTGCTAATGCCTACCTCCATGCCCCATGCCGGAATTGAAGAAAATAAAGCCACCCTGCAGAAACTGGATATGCTGGCCACCGCTATTCCCGAAGTGCAGTCGGTGGTGGGAAAACTAGGAAGGATAGAGTCACCTTTAGATCCTGCGCCTATCTCCATGTATGAGAATATCATCAATTATAAAAGCGAATATCTGACTAACGAAAACGGTCGGCGTATACGCTTCCGTACCGATGAGGATGGAAATTACCTGATGCAAAAGGAAGACACATTAGTCGCCATTTCCGCAGAAGAAGCCCCTTATATAGATACTGAACTGTTGATTCCCGATGAAGATGGGAAGTATTTCAGGCAGTGGCGAGATGCGATACAGTCTCCTGACGATATCTGGGGTGAGATTGTCAAAGCTACCCGCTTACCCGGCGTGACTTCAGCACCCAAACTACAGCCGATAGAGACCAGACTGGTAATGCTACAAACCGGTATGCGTGCGCCTATGGGTATCAAAGTGAAAGGGCCTGACTTAAAAACCATTGAAGCTTTTGGTTTGGAACTGGAAGGCTATCTCAGAGAAATACCGGCAGTTAAAGAAGAAGCGGTCTTTGCCGAAAGAATTGTAGGTAAGCCCTACATGGAAATCCGGATTGAGCGGGAAAAGATTGCTCGCTACGGACTGAGTATTCAGGATGTGCAGAATTACATAGAAGTGGCGATAGGGGGGATTCGCTTGAGTACCAGCGTAGAGGGCAGGGAACGCTATCCTATACGGGTGCGCTACCCCCGAGAGTTGCGGGATGATCCTGAGAAGATCATGCAAATCCTGATACCTACCCCTTCCGGCAGCCAGATACCTTTGGGTGAATTGAGCAGCATTGATTATGTGCAAGGGCCACAAATGATCAAAAGTGAAGATACTTTTCTGGTGTCTTATGTGCTTTTTGACAAACGTACTGGCTATTCTGAAGTGGAGACAGTAGAAGCGGCTCAAGCCTATTTACAGCAGAAAATAGACAGCGGTGAACTGGAAGTACCCGCCGGAGTCAGCTACCGCTTTTCTGGTAGCTACGAAAACCAGATCAGGGCAGCGCAAAGGTTAAGCATCGTCATACCTGTTTGTCTTCTGGTAATTTTCCTGATTCTTTACTTTCAGTTTCGTTCGGTAACTACTACGCTGATGGTATTCAGTGGGATCGCGGTGGCATTCGCCGGAGGATTTATCCTGATCTGGCTATATGGCAATGAGTGGTTTTTCAACTTTTCTCTCCTGGGAACCGACATGCGCGATCTGTTTCAGGTCAAGACAATCTACCTCAGCGTGGCCGTCTGGGTAGGTTTCATTGCGCTCTTTGGCATCGCTACTGACGATGGTGTACTGATCGCTACTTATCTGGATCAATCCTTTGACAGAAACCGAACTAAAACAATTCCTGAAATCAGAGCTGCGGTAGTGGAAGCCGGTCAAAAGAGAGTACGTCCTGCGCTGATGACCTCTGCTACGACATTGCTGGCCTTGCTACCGGTACTTACCTCCTCAGGCCGTGGTTCTGATATCATGATTCCTATGGCCATTCCCATCTTCGGAGGGATGTGTGTTGCGCTGATCACGCTTTTTGTTGTACCTACCTTGTATTGTTGGAGGGAAGAGAAGAAAATTCAAGGATCAAAGTTGAAAGTTTAA
- a CDS encoding TolC family protein, with protein sequence MNALNTLFFPLLLLISLTMTIEVKAQSLSEYMKVGAENNPSLKAKYQEYLSALEKIPQVGALPDPRLSFGYFINPVQTRAGDQVARISLEQMLPWFGTLKARKDASSQEAKVRFEEFMRLRNELYFDVKKSYFQLHNIQQDIRLSKENIEILKSYEQIATQKYENDLSTMVDILTIQMQIRNEQNKLFTLEENLTAQYAQLNALLNRAPDAVVETPEGLPLSFDLMNIDSLRAQVLENHPSLSILREESELLALEARLADLSSKPEIGIGLDYGFMRARTDMEVPDNGMDMIMPMVSLSIPVFNKGKYTASLQEVKFRQENNVLATESQRNELIATLEATLSDYQIAQNKVKLYEAQIESTQQAISILNSAYETNSENFEDVLEFQIQLLEYRIMLNEALTAARIALARLEALTAVELIMNNDQ encoded by the coding sequence ATGAACGCTCTCAACACATTATTTTTCCCTTTACTTCTACTTATTTCACTTACAATGACGATAGAAGTTAAAGCGCAGTCCTTATCAGAGTATATGAAAGTTGGTGCTGAAAACAACCCCAGCTTAAAAGCAAAATATCAGGAGTATCTGTCCGCATTAGAGAAAATTCCGCAGGTAGGCGCATTACCTGATCCCAGACTGAGTTTTGGCTATTTTATCAATCCTGTGCAAACCCGGGCAGGAGATCAGGTAGCACGTATCTCTTTGGAGCAAATGCTGCCTTGGTTTGGAACATTGAAGGCGCGCAAAGATGCAAGCTCGCAAGAAGCCAAAGTGCGCTTTGAAGAATTCATGAGGCTGCGTAATGAGCTCTATTTTGATGTGAAGAAGTCCTACTTCCAGCTTCACAATATCCAACAGGATATCAGGCTTAGTAAGGAGAATATTGAAATTCTTAAATCATACGAACAGATAGCTACCCAGAAATATGAAAATGATCTCAGTACGATGGTAGATATCTTAACAATACAAATGCAAATCAGAAATGAACAGAATAAACTGTTTACACTGGAAGAAAATCTTACTGCTCAGTATGCTCAGCTAAACGCACTGCTCAACAGAGCTCCTGATGCGGTTGTGGAAACCCCTGAAGGTTTGCCTTTATCTTTTGATTTGATGAACATAGATAGCTTAAGGGCTCAGGTGCTGGAAAACCATCCTTCTTTGAGTATCCTTAGAGAAGAAAGTGAGTTGCTGGCCCTGGAAGCACGCCTTGCGGATCTAAGCAGCAAGCCGGAAATTGGCATAGGCCTGGACTACGGGTTCATGAGAGCGCGAACAGACATGGAAGTACCTGATAACGGAATGGATATGATCATGCCTATGGTAAGCCTGTCAATCCCTGTGTTTAATAAAGGAAAGTATACTGCCTCCCTTCAGGAGGTGAAGTTCAGGCAGGAAAATAATGTGTTGGCTACTGAATCTCAGCGGAATGAGCTGATCGCTACTTTGGAAGCAACGCTCAGCGATTATCAGATTGCTCAAAATAAAGTTAAGCTTTATGAAGCGCAGATTGAAAGCACTCAGCAGGCAATCAGCATACTGAATAGTGCGTATGAAACTAACAGTGAGAACTTTGAAGATGTACTGGAATTCCAGATTCAACTACTGGAGTACAGAATCATGCTGAATGAGGCGTTGACAGCAGCAAGGATTGCACTTGCCAGGCTGGAGGCACTCACCGCAGTAGAACTAATAATGAATAATGATCAATGA